The sequence below is a genomic window from Agrobacterium tumefaciens.
GGTGATGCGCGCACCCGACATGCCGAGCGGGTGGCCGAACGCTATCGCGCCGCCATTAGGATTGACGCGCGAATCGTTTGCCGCAATGCCAAGCCCCTTCAGGCAGGCGAGAACCTGCGCGGCAAAGGCTTCATTCAGTTCGAAGAGATCGATCTCGGCAGTGGTGAGAGCGGCCTGCGACAGCAACTTTTGCACCGCCGGCACGGGGCCGTAACCCATAATGCGTGGCGTAACGCCGGAGGAGGCGCCAGCGGCGATCCGTGCGATTGGCTCCAGGCCATGGCGCTTGACGGCGGCTTCCGAGGCGAGGATCAGTCCAGCGGCACCATCATTGACGCCCGAGGCATTGCCCGCCGTCACCGAACCGTCGGTGCGGGTGATTGGCCGCAGCCGCGCCAGATCGGCAAGTGTCGTCTCGGGACGCGGGTGCTCGTCGCGGTCGAACAGCACTTCCTTGCCCTTTCCGACGGATATTGCGACCGGCATGATCTCTCTGGCCGTGCGGCCCGATGCCATCGCCGCCCCGGCCTTCTGCTGCGAGGCAAGCGCGAAGGCATCTTGCTCGTCGCGGTCGATCTGCATGTCGTCGGCCAGATTCTGCGCGGTTTCCGGCATGGAGTCGGTGCCGTAGCGGGTGCGCATACGCGGATTGATGAAGCGCCACCCGATCGTCGTATCTTCCATGGCGATGGAGCGCGAAAAGGCGCTCTCCGATTTGAGCAAGACAAAGGGGGCCCGGCTCATGCTTTCGACACCACCGGCGACGACCAGCTCCATTTCACCCGCCTTGATGGCGCGCACGCCGGAAATGATCGCTTCCATGCCCGAGCCGCACAGCCGGTTGACGGTGACGCCCGGAACGCTGTCCGGCAGGCCGGCCAGCAGCGACCCCATGCGAGCAACATTGCGGTTGTCTTCACCGGCCTGGTTGGCACAGCCCATCCACACTTCTTCGACGGCTGTGGGGTCCATGGCCGTGTTGCGCTTCATGAGCTCGGCCAGCGGTAGGGCGGCGAGATCGTCGGTGCGCAATTTCGCCAATGAGCCGCCGTGGCGGCCAATCGGCGTGCGGATATAGTCACAGATGAAGACGTCGGTCATGCAAAGGCTCCGTCACGGTTGATACTTTCAAAATTGTGGCCGTCGCTAACCAGCTGCCGCAGGAGACTGGGAATGTTCCAACTGCGCGGGTCGGCTGCGGCGAGCGCCTCGACCTTGGTGAGAATGACTGGAAGGCTCATCTGGTCGGCAAAATGCATCAGGCCACCCGCAAAGCGCGGGAAGCCGTAGCCGTGGATCAAAACCAGATCGATATCCTGCGGACGCTGAGCTATCCCTTCTTCGAGGATGGCCGTCGCTTCAAGGACCATGGCGAGAATGGCGCGCTCGGCGAGTCCGGCCTTGTCCATGGTCTCTCGCCGGATGCCGGCCTTTTTGCTCGCCTGCAAGATCGCCTCAGTGACGACCGGCGACTCCACCGGCTTGCCGGCAGTGTCATAATCATACCAGCCGGCCCCGGTCTTGCGGCCGAGCCGGCCGAGGACTTCGACCAGGTGGTCGGCAATCGGTACGTAGCGGATATCGGTGCGTTCGCGCGGGTTCTGCCGCTTGCGGTTGGCATGGGCGATATCGAGACCGGACATGTCCTGTGCCTCGTAGGGGCCCATCGCCATACCGAAATCGCGCATCGCCTCATCGACGGCCTTCGGGGTGGCTCCTTCGATCAGCATCACGTCGGCGGCATGCCGGTAGCGCGACAGAATTCGGTTGCCGATGAAGCCGTCGCAGACGCCCGCAAGGACCGGCATCTTGTTCAACTGCTTCGACAGGGCAAAGGCCTTGCCCAGCGTCGCCGCGTCCGTGGTCCTGCTGCGGACGATCTCCAGCAGCTTCATCACATGTGCCGGGGCAAAGAAATGCAGGCCGAGGAAGCGGCCCGGGTTGACGATTCCTTTGGCGATGATGTCGACATCGAGATAGGAAGTGTTTGTCGCCAGAACCGTATCGGCCGACAGACCCGTCTGAAGGTCGGCAAAGATCGATTTCTTGACGTCCATGTTCTCGAAAGCGGCTTCGATTGCCAGATCCACCGGCGGCAGATCGGCAAAGCCGGCACCGAAACTGAGCCGGCTGCGAAACTCCTCGGCATCACGGATGGCGCGTCGCTCGGTGCCCTGGGCAATCAACTTGTCGAGGTTGACCATGGCACGCGCCTGACCCGCGGCATCCGTCTCGACGACATGGACGCGCAGACCAGACAGTGTCAGGGCATAGGTGATGCCTGCGCCCATCAGGCCACCGCCAACGACGATGGCGCTTGACAGCGGTCGCTCCGGCGCGGGGAACGCCTTGCCCTGCGATTGGGCTGCCCGCTCGGCAAAGAAGACATGGCGTAAGGCCGCGGCCTGGGCGGAATGGCGCAACTGCAGGAAGGCCGCGCGTTCGCGCTCGAGCGTGGCGTCTAGCGGATCGGTGGCCGAGGCGGCAACAAGATCAATGGCGATATGCGGGGCGTTCTGCCCCGTGGCGCGGCGGTATGCCAGTGTATGGGCGGCCTCAATGGCCTCGGCATTAGAAGCCGGGGCAGGGCGATGATCGGCGACGTTCATATCCGCCAGCAGATCGGCCGGAAAGGCGAGCGCCGCCGCCATAGGATCGTCGTCGACGAGATCCACCAGACCGAGACGAAACGCTTCTGATGCCGCAATGGTGCGGCCCTGGCCTATGAGATCGGCAGCCTCCGCAACGCCGATCAGGCGCGACAGGCGCTGGGTGCCCCCGGCGCCCGGCACAATGCCGAGCGTCACTTCCGGCAGGCCGAAGCTTGCGCCGGGCGATGCCACGCGTGCGCGGCAGGCGAGCGCAATCTCAAGTCCGCCGCCGAGGGCCGGACCGGTGATCACGGCGATTGTCGGGAAGGGCAGTGCGATCAGCTCGAGCAGAATGTCGTTGAGATGCGGCGATAGCGCCGGCCCGTCAAATTCCCTGGCATCCGAGCCGGCCACGAAGGCGCGCCCGGCGCCCCGGAGGATCAGGCGCTCGGGACGATCGCCCCGCGCCCGTGCAATCGCGTCCTTCAGCCCGGCGCGCATCGCCTGTCCGAAAATGTTCAGTGGCGGGTTATCGAACGTAATGATCGCGCGCTTTTCGCGAAATTCATAAGTGACTGGCATGGCGTTTCCTCGACGGGATGATGTCGGACGACATTCGCGGTGCTGTCGGCCGGCCTTCAGGCGGTGCTGTGCGTCACTTCTCTCTGAGGCTGATGATACAGCGCGGCAACTGTCAATTCTGAGACACGCACTGGCACGGAGACCAACTCACCTTGGCCAGTATGAATCCGGTAAGTAATTGAAAATGATGGCATCGAAAGCAGGATATCAACGGTTTTAGATAGTAAGCACACAAAGGGAGGATCCACCAGATGACGGCAGAAAACCTGGGCAAAAACCCCCTGACGGGATTGTTTCGGGACAGCATGCGTCTCGTGGCGTCATCTGTGTCGCTGGTCACAGCGCGTGATGCTGGCGGCAACTGGCACGGAATGGCGGTGACCAGCGCTGGTTCACTTTCCATGGACCCGCCGTCGATGATGGTGGCCGTCAATCGGACGGCCTCAATCTATCCGGTGATCGTTGCATCCGGTTATTTCACGCTGAACCTCATAAACGAATCTCACGCGGCCCTCCTTGAGCCTTTCGCGCGAAGCGACATGCGTGATCGACGCTTCGTCGACGAGGCCTGGGTGCCGGCGGGCCCGAGCGGTCCCGTGCTGACGGGCGCCCTGTGCAGCCATGTCTGCAAGGTTGCTGAAACGCATGACTTCGGCACGCACACGGTTTTCTTCGGCACTGTTGATGACGTGATCCTGCACGACAGTACATCGCAGGGACCCATCCTCTGGCTGAACGGCAAGCGCGCATCCGTGGTCTCTGCGCACGCCATCTGACATCCGCATCAATCTTGCATCAATGATTTCCTCGCACCGAGGAGATCACAAAGGGAGGTAATCATGGATCTGGGACTTTTCCACATGCCACTGCATCCGGCTCACAGGGCGCTAGTCGACGTATTGGCTGAAAACACAGAAAAGATCATCTATGCTGATCAACTCGGCTTCTCAGAGGTCTGGATCGGCGAACATTATTCGGCCACCACCGAGCCGATTACGGCTCCCATGATGTTTATGGCCTCGCTCATTCCGCTGACCAAAAACATCCGCTTCGGTACCGGCGTCCTTTGCCTTCCGAACCATCATCCTGCGCAGATAGCCGGTCAGGCCGCGCTGTTTGACCACATGACGAAGGGCCGTTTTAACATGGGTATCGGCCCAGGCGGCCTTGCCTCCGACATGGAACTCTTCGACGTGCTCGACGGCACTGAACGCGCCGAGCGCTTCGCCGAATCGATCAGCATGATTAAGCAGATTTGGTCCCAGGAGCCACCGTATGACATCAAGGGCAAGCACTGGCACATCAAGCTGACCGACAACATCATTCCGGAACTCGGCGTAGGCTACATGCAGAAGCCCTACACCAAGCCGCATCCTCCGATTTCACTGTCGTCCATGTCGCCGGACGGAAATTCGGTCGCACATGCAGTCAAGATGGGGTGGAAGCCTATCACCGCGAATTTCGCGCCGGAGAGCACTGTCATCAACCACTGGAACAAGTATGTGGAAGGCTGCGAGGCAGTCGGCAAGAAGGCAACCGGCAAGGAATGGTCGGTCGCCCGCAACATCCTGATCGCCGAGACCGATGAGCAGGCCGAAGACTGGTTGCTGGATCCGGAAGGTTCCGACTTCTACTACTTCGATTATCTCTGGAAGGTCCTGAAAGTCGCGAACTACACCGCCGTCGCGAAGCCCGACATCACCATGGCCGATGAGGACGTGACCGTCGAGTCCATCGTCAAGGCCTCTGTCATCTACGGTTCACGCAAGACCGTGATCGACAAAATTATGTCGCTGCGCGAGCGTTCCGGCCCGTGGAATGTGCTCCTCAAGGCTGCGATGGACGGATCTGGCAAGAACCGCGAGCGCGAGCGGCTGACGATGCGTCGCCTGGCCGAAGACGTTCTCCCAGTCATCAACGCAGGTTGATGACCTCCGTGGGCGAGAGGTCAAGCTCTCGCCCACTTTATTCTCTTGAGGAACCACCAATGGCGCAATTTTTACCGGGCTGCCTTGCAGGTACCCTCGTCCTCGATGCGTCTCGCGTTCTGGCCGGTCCCTTCGCCGGACAGCTTCTGGGCGATCATGGTGCGGACGTCATCAAGGTTGAATCCTTCGACGGCGACGATACACGGGGCTACGGCCCGCCCTTCGTGGACGGAACGGCTCCCTATTTTCTCGGTCTCAACCGCAACAAACGCGATCTGGCGCTTGATCTGTCGGGCCCGGACGGGATCGGGCTGTTGTTCGAGATGCTCGAAACCGTCGATGTCTTTATCGAAAATTTCAAGCTCAGCACCTGGAAAAAATGGGGGGTCAACGACCTGAAGGAGCTAACCCACCGCTTCCCGAGGCTGGTGCATTGCAGGGTGTCCGGTTTCGGCGAGACGGGCCAGTATGGCGGGCTTCCGGGTTATGATGCGGCATTGCAGGCCATGTCGGGCCTGATGGCCGTCAACGGTCCGCCCGATATCGATGCCTGCCGAATTGGGATTCCGATCGTCGACACCTGTACGGGCATGTATGGCTGTATCGGAATCTTGCTCGCCCTCTTGGAGCGCAACCGCTCCGGACGCGGCCAGCAGGTTGAAGTCACGCTCTATGATACGGCGCTCGCAATGTTGCATCCGCATGCGTCCAATGTTCTCAATGGTGGCAAGGCGAGCCGCACCGGCAACGGCCATCCAAATATCGTGCCGTACGACCTCTTCCCGACGGCAAATGTTCCGCTGTTTCTCGCCGTCGGCAATGACCGGCAATTCCGCACGCTCTGCACCGAGCTTGGTATGGCGGCGCTCGGCACTGATCCTCTCTATAGGACCAATGGCGACCGGGTTGTGAACCGGGATACGCTGCGGGCTGCGCTTCTGCCGGCGCTGTCTGGTGAAGACGGCATGGCGCTGTTCAAGCGGCTGATGCAGCTCGGCGTGCCCTGCGCGCCGGTTCTGTCGGTCGATGAGGCACTGGCGCTCGATCACACCGCCACACGCGAGATGGTGGCCGAACTTGACGGTTACCGGGGGGCTGGCGTTTCCGTCAAACTCGACCGGACGCCGGGCTCAGTGCGGTTGCCACCACCGGCAATCGGTCAGCATAGCCGCGAGGTGCTGACACGCTTCGGTCTCGATGCTGCCCGGATCGACAGGCTGATCGAGGCGTCGGTCGTCAAATGAATGGCTGGAAACTGTTGCATGTGAGACTCAGTGAGACAGTTTCCGGTCCCAGAATAGACATTGCCCCGCAGGGCACTTGCCAGTAACTTCTGGACGTGCCCGAACGAAAACAACGGCCGTAGCTTGGAATGTGCTGATGTATGGACCATCCTTACCCTGCTGCGACGGGGACCCGGAATTCGCCGAGACTCTTCGAACGGCACTGCGCGGGACGGCGGTGAACGTTGCTATACTGACAACCTGCGATCGTGCTGGTATCAGTCACGGTATCGTGGTAACGACGGGCGTGCCGTTTTCGACCTACAGGCCGGCAATGATCGTTACCGTCAAGCATAGTGCATCCGCCTATCCAGCGATCTGTGACAGCAATTACTTCTGCCTGAACCAGATTGCCGCCGACGAGATGGATCTTCTCGATCGCTTCAGCCGGAGCGACCTGAGAGCCTCGCGGTTCACCACGGGCCGCTGGTCGGTAGGGCCATTTGGCTTGCCGTATCTTGACAGCGCGAGGGCTTGCTTCTTCTGTGATGTTCAGGGTGCGCATGCGCACGAAGACCAGACGGTTTTCATCGGCAGGATCGTCGGAACTAGGGTTGACGAGCGTGGCAGACACGCCAGCGAGCCGCTGATCTGGATTAATGGCGGGGCCGCAAGGCTTCAGACGAGAGAATATGCGTAGGCCTTGCATCCTGTAAGGTGACACATCAACTGTCTTGGGAGGGGCACGATGTGGGAGACGGACGTATTTGAGGCGCGCGGCTATGCCGACCCGCTTACCACTGAAATTTCCAACATTCTTCGGTCGCGCGGCGCCCGGGAGGAACGACTTCCCGATGTTGTGGAGCAGTCATGGAAGCGTTGCCTCGCGGATTACAACCTGCTTCCGGACGCGGTTCCGAGGGCATCTGTCCTCAGTCACTCTGAGATCCGGCTGCAACTCGAAGAGCGGCAGGAATTCATGCGGATCGCCGAACCCGAGGTCGAGCGCCTTTTCCGTCGGTTGGTGGACAGTGAATATCTGGTGTCATTGGCATCGTCCCAGGGCGCGATGGTTCTGTTCCGCTGCGATTATCAGTATCTCAGCGACCTGGCTGGCTCTGGCGTGATACCTGGTTCGATCTGGACCGAGGACCAGCAGGGCACCAATGGTGTCGGCACCTGCCTTCGGGTGGGTAAGCCCGTTACGATCGCCGGGTCGGAACATTACGGCTCGGTTATTCAGCGCCTCACCTGTCTCACGGCCCCTGTTCTCGGCCGCAATGGAGCGATCGAAAGTGTGATCAACGTGACGACGGCGCGCGATGGTGACGCCCGGACCAACCGGATCGTCCAGAGTATCGTCGAGCGGTCGGCACGGCGGATCGAGAACGGCTATTTCGGGCGCCTAAACCGCAAGAACCTGATGCTGCGTATTCTCGATAATGGCGATACCGCCGACATTGCCGACGAAGGCCGGATCGCACTCGACGACAATGGCCGGGTGCTCGACAGCTCTTCGTTCACCGCGCGCATCCTCGGCCAGGATCTTAGCAATCTGACAGGGCAATCTGCTGAAGACCTGTTCGAGATGAGCCATTCGCTGTCAGAGGTCCGTCCGAATGCGCCCATTACACTGAACTATCGGGGCCGGACCCTGCAGGCGGTTTTGACGATGCCGGAAACGCGGCAGCGTTCTCAATCTAGCCTGATCGTCTCGCGGCCCTTGACGCCGGCACTGCGGACCATCGATGCCCCCGAGGAACCGCTTCGCATCAACCCGGTTCTTTCGCAGGCGCTTGACCGCGCACGGCGTCTTCTGATGGTAGGCCTGCCGCTGGTGATCACGGGAGAAACGGGCACCGGTAAGACCGCCTTTGCCAAGGCTGTCGCTCGCTGCTACTTCGGCGAAGATAGCGACATTGTCTTCATCGATTGCGCCTCGCTCAAGAGACATGGGAATCTAGACGATCTCCTGCAAAGGCGGGTTTCGGGCGAGCGTTGCTGCCTGATCATCGACCGCATCGATGAACTGGATGAAGTCCGGCAGACAGCGCTGCTGGCCCTCCTGGAAAATGACCGACGGGCGAGTAACAATGGCGTCGGCGTGATCGTTATTTCCCCACATGACATGGATCATCTTGTGCGCGAGAACCGCATGCGTGTTGATCTCGCCCATCGGCTCAAGGGTGGACAGGTCGCACTTCCGCCGCTGCGGTGCGTGCCGGACCTAGAAGCGACGATTATCGACTTGTTCAAAATCGAACGCGAAGCGCTCGGCAAACCAACGTTGGAACTCGATGACGATTCCAGGCTGGTACTGATGCACTACTATTGGCCGGGCAATGTGCGCGAACTGCGCAACACGCTGCGCCATGCCGTCGCACTCGCCGATGGCAGGCAGATCGGGCTGGAGCATCTGCCAGACAATATTGTCGAGGAAATCGCCCGCAAGGATTTGACGGCGCGCTCGCAATCGGAAGCGTCGAAGATCGAAGCGGCGTTACGCTACAATGGCGGCAATGTCTCGCTGACAGCCCGCTATCTGGGCGTATCGCGCGCAACGCTCTACCGGAAGATCGAGATCGATAAGGTGCGTAGCGACGCCTGATAGGCGCAGGCTAATTGGCCTGCCATCCCCTGCTTTCCGCGATCCTGAGACCGTGATGGAGGCCTATTTGGCCTGTCCATCACCAGTCGCCTTCTGCTGATCAAAATCCCATGCTCCGGATACGGCCCTTGCTGAACGGAAAGGCCGGCAATCGCTTGCCGGCGTTTCCGTCTTGCGATCCTTTTGCCGCGTTCCACGTCTCAGCCCAGAGAGAAGCCACCGTCGACAGCCAGCGCTTGGCCAGTCACATGCGGTGCACAGGCGAGGTAGACGACCATCTGGCCCATGTCTTCCGGAGTCTGGGCCACACCCTGGGGCAGGAACACCTTCTGGTGGCGCTCCCACGAGGCTTCCTCGCTCTCGCCTGGCTGGGCCCACTTGCTGGAAAGTCCGGTTTCTCCGCGCCACATGCCGGTTCCGACGATGCCGGGGCACAGCGCGTTGACGGTGATGCCTTCTTGCGCAACTTCCTTGGCAACTGCATTGGTGAAGCCGATGACACCGAACTTCGTTGCCGAGTAGTGCGACAGTGCCGGGAAACCTACTTTGCCGGCGATCGAGGCGGTGTTGATGATGCGGCCATATTGCTGCTTGCGCATCACCGCCACTTCCGCCTGCGTGCACAGGAAGACGCCACGCAGATTGGTGTTGATACAATCATCCCACTGTTCGACAGTCAGTTCGCCGATCCCCCCGAGACTGACGACGCCGGCATTGTTCATGGCGATATCCAGCCGGCCGAACTGTTTGACGGTAGCATCCACCATCGCCGTCACGCTTTCCGGCTCTCGAACATCCACGAGGATGGCGGCGCTGCGCCGACCAATCTGGCTGACGGAATGCGCGCCGTCTTCTGCAAGCTCCTTGGTATAATCGGCGACGACCACGTCGGCACCCGCCTGCGCAAGGCTTGTCGCGATCGCAAGACCGATCCCCCGCCCGCCGCCAGTGACCAATGCAATCCTGCCTTCCAGTGAAAATTGCGACATGTTCTCCTCCACTCGTTGTTTGTCGCCACAATTAAACTTATCGGACCACGCGCCTACGCGACGTTCAATTGACTCAACCGCAGCACCGAGCAGGCCCCCGACTGTCACACAAAGTACAATTGCGAGGCGCGCCGGGGCTTTGCAGGATGGCGTAGGGAAGAGAACGAGCATGGAGGATTGCCGATGACTTCTGATCGCTGGACGTCGGTCCGGTCACAGAGCCGCGCGTGGGCGAATAGCCGACCGGTGGCGCCTTAGATGTCGCTGGGTGCATTTTCTCCGGATTGCTTGAAAGACCGCACTGCCATCATCACCGGCGGGGCTAGCGGCGTTGGTTTCACCATCGCGCAGACGCTGGCCCAAGCGGGCGCCAATGTCGTGTTGGCGAGCCGCAAGCTGGAGCGGCTGCAGGAGGCTGCCCGGCAGATTTCGGACAGTGGCGGGCGCGCCATCGCTGTGCAAGCCGATGTTCGCCAACCTGAAACCGTGCAGGCCGCAGTCGATGTCGCCGTCGAAACCTTTGGCGGCCTCGACATCGTGATTGCCAATGCGGCCGGCAATTTTGTTGTACCCTTTGCCGAGATGTCCTTCAATGCCTGGCGCACTGTGGTGGATATCGACCTGCACGGCACATTCCATTGCGCAAAGATTGGCTATCCCCATCTGAAGGCCTCGGTCTTTGGCGGACGCTTTATCGCGATCTCGACCATGCGGGCGCTCGAAGGCTGGGCCGGCTGCGCGCATGCCGCCGCCGCCAAAGCTGGCGTCATGTCGCTGATCCGCACACTGGCGGTGGAATGGGGGCCGGATGGCATCTTGTGCAACACCATTGCGCCAGGCCCGGTGGCGGGCACCGAAGGTGTTAAACGCCTGTATGAAGAGACCGGCCAAGCGACCGATCTCCCGCTTGGCCGCCTTGGGCAGAAAGAGGATGTTGCCCAGGCAATCCTCTATCTCTGCTCGGATGCGGCACGTTTCGTGACCGGCACTGATCTGGTTGTCGATGGGGGCCGCCAGCGCGGTCAGAGAGGATGATGACGCACTCGCTTCCAATGAAGCTGCGTGGCACGGTTGCCCATGGCGACAAGCGCGGCCGAGTACTGGGCTTCCCGACCGCGAATATCAATGCTGGTATCCCGAATATGGAATTTGGCGTCTATGCGTCGGAAACCCGCATCGTGGGCGAGGGCAAGATTTGGCGCTCGGTGACCTCTTACGGAACCCGCCCAACTTTCCAAGGCGCGGACCAGCGGATCGAAACGCATATTCTCGAATTCCAGTGGGATATTTATGGCCGCGAGATCGAAGTCCGGCTTCTGGCCTTCATACGCCCAGAAATGCGGTTCACCTCTGTCGATGAGCTGATTGCAACGATGCAGCAGGATCTCGGTCTGGTTGGGGCGCTCAATCCCGCCTACTGACATGGTCAATTAACATTCGCCGATCCGCCCCAAGACCGGGGTCAATGCGTGTCCGGTCTTGGGGCGTCTTATGTTTTCGGGAAATCCAGGGCGATAAAAAGCCCGACCGAGGTCCCGGGCGGGCTGTTGCGTCTGTTGCGCCGTCACGCTGGAGCGCGGGTCAAATCATCGCCGAGACCAACAACGGCGAGGTGTAGGCCTCCAAACCCTCGACCCCGCCTTCCGAGCCGAAGCCGCTATCGAGTATGCCGCCGAATGGGGTTTCCGGCAGGCCGAGCGAGAAATGGTTGATGCCAAGCATCCCGGCGCGCACTGTGCGGGAGATCTTTGCTGCCGTATGTACATTCGAGGTGAAGGCAAAGGAGGCGAGACCGACCGGCATGCGGTTTGCTTCGGCAAGCGCTTCATCGATCGAGCCCATTCGTGCGACCAGTGCCAGCGGACCGAAGGGTTCGTCATTCATCGCCAGAAGGCTGGAATTCGCCTCTGCCACCACCGTCGGGCTGTGGAAGTTACCGGTGTTGCCTATCGCATCGCCGCCGGTCACGATCCTCGCACCCTTGGCCCGCGCATCGGCCACCATGGAGGAAATCACGTTACGCTGGCCGCGGGTGCAGAGCGGCCCCATTAGTGTCCCGTCCTCGAGCCCATGGCCTACGGTGACCTTAGCGGCGGCAGCTCCGAGACCTTCGACGAATTCGTCATAGATGGCATTCTCAACAAGGAACCGCGTCGGCGAAACGCAAACCTGACCGGCATTGCGGAACTTCCACTGGGCGGCCAGCGGTATCAGCTTTGACATGTCGGCATCGTCGGCGACGATCACTGGCGCATGACCGCCAAGTTCCATTGTGACTTTCTTCAGGTGTTCGCCGGCGAGCGCTGCAACGATGCGCCCGACGCGGGTTGAGCCGGTGAGGCTAACCTTGCGGATTTCCGGCGACTTGATCAGCGCTTCGGAAATCAGAGAGGAACTGCCCCACAGCACGCTGATGGCCCGCGGCGGCAGGCCGGCTTCCAGCAGGCACATGGCGATGTGCCAGGTGGTGACGGGGGTGACTTCCGAGGGCTTGGCAACGACCGAGCAGCCGGCAGCAAGCGCCGGAGCGATCTTCTGCATCATGCCCCAGGCGGGGAAATTCCAAGGCGCGAGAGCGGCGACGGGGCCGGCGGGCTTGCGCATGACACGCAGATCCGCTTCCGCCACGCGGCCGGTGACGATGCGCCCGTAAGACCGGCGGCCCTCTTCTGCAAACCAGTCGAGCAGGTCGGCGGAGCCGGCCCATTCGAGCCGCGACTGGGCAATCGGCTTGCCCTGTTCCAGCGTCAGGCAACGGGCGGCTTCGTCGGTCCGCCCTCGCATCAGGTCTGCTGCGCGGCGCAGGATCTTCGAACGCTCATAGGGCGAGACGGCAGACCATTCGGCAAAGCCATCCAGCGCGGCCTGCGTCGCCTGCGTCACTTCCGCAAGGCCGGCCTTCGGCAGGACGGCCAGCACTTCGTCGGTGGCAGGATCGGTGAGTTCCAGGACGCCTTCGCTGCCCTTGGTGCGAGTTTCCCCGCCGATGATCAATGTAGCTTCTGAAATCATGATGGGTTTCTTTCTTCTGAATTACTTGACGATGCCGATCTTGGTGCGATCGATGGTTAGTGCCACGGCGATGAGAATGACGATGCCGAAGGCCACGTCCTGGCTTTCCGGCGGCAGGCCGGAAATGGTCACGCCGACGCGGATGAGGATGGCGATCAGCCCACCAACGAGGCTGGAGAGCACTCCTCCGACACCGCCGGAAATGGCCGTTCCACCGACAACAACGCCGACAAGCGCCGGCAGCAGCAGACTGTTGGCGACGGTGGCGCTGGCAAACATCGTTTGCGAAATCATAATCACGCCGGCCAGTGCCGCACAGGCCGCCGATGCGG
It includes:
- a CDS encoding 3-hydroxyacyl-CoA dehydrogenase NAD-binding domain-containing protein, whose amino-acid sequence is MPVTYEFREKRAIITFDNPPLNIFGQAMRAGLKDAIARARGDRPERLILRGAGRAFVAGSDAREFDGPALSPHLNDILLELIALPFPTIAVITGPALGGGLEIALACRARVASPGASFGLPEVTLGIVPGAGGTQRLSRLIGVAEAADLIGQGRTIAASEAFRLGLVDLVDDDPMAAALAFPADLLADMNVADHRPAPASNAEAIEAAHTLAYRRATGQNAPHIAIDLVAASATDPLDATLERERAAFLQLRHSAQAAALRHVFFAERAAQSQGKAFPAPERPLSSAIVVGGGLMGAGITYALTLSGLRVHVVETDAAGQARAMVNLDKLIAQGTERRAIRDAEEFRSRLSFGAGFADLPPVDLAIEAAFENMDVKKSIFADLQTGLSADTVLATNTSYLDVDIIAKGIVNPGRFLGLHFFAPAHVMKLLEIVRSRTTDAATLGKAFALSKQLNKMPVLAGVCDGFIGNRILSRYRHAADVMLIEGATPKAVDEAMRDFGMAMGPYEAQDMSGLDIAHANRKRQNPRERTDIRYVPIADHLVEVLGRLGRKTGAGWYDYDTAGKPVESPVVTEAILQASKKAGIRRETMDKAGLAERAILAMVLEATAILEEGIAQRPQDIDLVLIHGYGFPRFAGGLMHFADQMSLPVILTKVEALAAADPRSWNIPSLLRQLVSDGHNFESINRDGAFA
- a CDS encoding flavin reductase family protein; translation: MTAENLGKNPLTGLFRDSMRLVASSVSLVTARDAGGNWHGMAVTSAGSLSMDPPSMMVAVNRTASIYPVIVASGYFTLNLINESHAALLEPFARSDMRDRRFVDEAWVPAGPSGPVLTGALCSHVCKVAETHDFGTHTVFFGTVDDVILHDSTSQGPILWLNGKRASVVSAHAI
- the pcaF gene encoding 3-oxoadipyl-CoA thiolase; the encoded protein is MTDVFICDYIRTPIGRHGGSLAKLRTDDLAALPLAELMKRNTAMDPTAVEEVWMGCANQAGEDNRNVARMGSLLAGLPDSVPGVTVNRLCGSGMEAIISGVRAIKAGEMELVVAGGVESMSRAPFVLLKSESAFSRSIAMEDTTIGWRFINPRMRTRYGTDSMPETAQNLADDMQIDRDEQDAFALASQQKAGAAMASGRTAREIMPVAISVGKGKEVLFDRDEHPRPETTLADLARLRPITRTDGSVTAGNASGVNDGAAGLILASEAAVKRHGLEPIARIAAGASSGVTPRIMGYGPVPAVQKLLSQAALTTAEIDLFELNEAFAAQVLACLKGLGIAANDSRVNPNGGAIAFGHPLGMSGARITGSAALELSLGTVRRAVVSMCVGVGQGVAVLLERV
- a CDS encoding CaiB/BaiF CoA transferase family protein produces the protein MAQFLPGCLAGTLVLDASRVLAGPFAGQLLGDHGADVIKVESFDGDDTRGYGPPFVDGTAPYFLGLNRNKRDLALDLSGPDGIGLLFEMLETVDVFIENFKLSTWKKWGVNDLKELTHRFPRLVHCRVSGFGETGQYGGLPGYDAALQAMSGLMAVNGPPDIDACRIGIPIVDTCTGMYGCIGILLALLERNRSGRGQQVEVTLYDTALAMLHPHASNVLNGGKASRTGNGHPNIVPYDLFPTANVPLFLAVGNDRQFRTLCTELGMAALGTDPLYRTNGDRVVNRDTLRAALLPALSGEDGMALFKRLMQLGVPCAPVLSVDEALALDHTATREMVAELDGYRGAGVSVKLDRTPGSVRLPPPAIGQHSREVLTRFGLDAARIDRLIEASVVK
- a CDS encoding flavin reductase family protein — protein: MNVAILTTCDRAGISHGIVVTTGVPFSTYRPAMIVTVKHSASAYPAICDSNYFCLNQIAADEMDLLDRFSRSDLRASRFTTGRWSVGPFGLPYLDSARACFFCDVQGAHAHEDQTVFIGRIVGTRVDERGRHASEPLIWINGGAARLQTREYA
- a CDS encoding LLM class flavin-dependent oxidoreductase, with the translated sequence MDLGLFHMPLHPAHRALVDVLAENTEKIIYADQLGFSEVWIGEHYSATTEPITAPMMFMASLIPLTKNIRFGTGVLCLPNHHPAQIAGQAALFDHMTKGRFNMGIGPGGLASDMELFDVLDGTERAERFAESISMIKQIWSQEPPYDIKGKHWHIKLTDNIIPELGVGYMQKPYTKPHPPISLSSMSPDGNSVAHAVKMGWKPITANFAPESTVINHWNKYVEGCEAVGKKATGKEWSVARNILIAETDEQAEDWLLDPEGSDFYYFDYLWKVLKVANYTAVAKPDITMADEDVTVESIVKASVIYGSRKTVIDKIMSLRERSGPWNVLLKAAMDGSGKNRERERLTMRRLAEDVLPVINAG